The Bryobacteraceae bacterium genome includes a window with the following:
- a CDS encoding carboxylic ester hydrolase, translated as MRANRRNRLWLAGGTAGLLAALAVAGSHAAQQPETTVRVDGGQLEGVIEDGAVVYKGIPYAAPPVGERRWRPPQPAPPWTGVRRAAEFGPNCMQGRFGPPQAAGAQPPRVSEDCLYLNVWRPADARAGARLPVMVWIHGGGFVGGSGSSPANLGAGFARQGVILVSFNYRLGRFGFFAFPALSRERPEELKGNYAYMDQIAALKWVQRNIAAFGGDPKNVTIFGFSAGGVSVHSMLASPLARGLFHKAIVESGGSRDSVLTARPMNRDGVDPNYPVSAETIGIEFARSMGIEGTDEAALARLRALSAEQILQGPSSGGPRYELTPILDGRLITETAESAYKARRMPRVPIIVGSNSADTAGNRVRAASKEQLFARFGEWSERAKAAYDPDGKAELAALIAQMNDDFGQAEPARFAANAFAAIGAPAYCYRFSYVQTALREKMRMGAPHGGEIAFVFGTLAPRPGVEISDQDRAVSRMIQGYWVNFARKGDPNGPGLPQWPRHDPKKDLVFEFRPDGTAGAGPDARKARLDVMELATESGRRADPQ; from the coding sequence ATGCGCGCGAATCGCAGGAACAGATTGTGGCTGGCGGGCGGCACAGCCGGCCTGCTGGCGGCGCTGGCCGTGGCGGGTTCCCACGCCGCGCAGCAGCCGGAAACGACTGTGCGGGTGGACGGCGGGCAGCTCGAGGGCGTGATCGAGGACGGCGCCGTGGTCTACAAGGGCATTCCGTACGCGGCGCCTCCGGTGGGCGAAAGGCGGTGGCGTCCGCCTCAGCCCGCCCCGCCGTGGACCGGCGTGCGCCGGGCGGCGGAGTTCGGACCGAACTGCATGCAGGGGCGTTTCGGCCCGCCGCAGGCTGCGGGAGCGCAGCCGCCGCGGGTGTCGGAGGATTGCCTGTATCTGAACGTCTGGCGCCCCGCTGATGCGCGGGCAGGTGCGCGGCTGCCGGTGATGGTGTGGATCCATGGAGGCGGCTTCGTGGGCGGCTCGGGTTCGTCGCCCGCCAATCTGGGGGCCGGGTTCGCGCGGCAGGGAGTGATTCTGGTCAGCTTCAACTACCGGCTGGGGCGCTTCGGGTTCTTTGCGTTTCCGGCGTTGAGCCGCGAGCGTCCGGAGGAGTTGAAGGGCAACTACGCCTATATGGATCAGATCGCAGCGCTGAAGTGGGTGCAGCGGAACATCGCTGCATTTGGCGGGGATCCGAAGAACGTCACGATCTTCGGGTTCTCGGCGGGCGGAGTCAGCGTGCACAGCATGCTGGCGTCGCCGCTGGCGCGGGGGCTGTTCCACAAGGCGATCGTCGAATCCGGCGGCTCGCGCGACAGCGTGCTCACGGCGCGGCCGATGAACAGAGACGGCGTGGATCCGAATTATCCTGTTTCGGCCGAAACCATCGGGATCGAATTCGCGCGCTCGATGGGGATCGAGGGTACGGACGAGGCGGCGCTCGCGCGCCTGCGCGCGCTGAGCGCCGAGCAGATCCTGCAGGGACCGTCCTCCGGCGGGCCGAGGTATGAGCTGACGCCGATCCTGGACGGCAGGCTGATCACCGAGACGGCCGAGAGCGCCTACAAGGCGCGGCGCATGCCGCGGGTTCCGATCATCGTTGGCAGCAACAGCGCCGATACCGCGGGCAACCGGGTGCGCGCGGCGTCCAAAGAGCAGTTGTTTGCGCGATTCGGCGAATGGAGCGAGCGGGCGAAAGCCGCTTATGATCCGGACGGCAAGGCGGAGCTGGCCGCGCTGATCGCGCAGATGAACGATGATTTCGGCCAGGCCGAGCCGGCGCGCTTCGCCGCCAACGCCTTCGCGGCCATTGGAGCGCCGGCCTACTGCTACCGCTTCTCCTATGTGCAGACGGCGCTGAGGGAGAAGATGCGGATGGGCGCGCCGCACGGGGGCGAAATTGCCTTTGTGTTCGGCACGCTGGCGCCGCGGCCGGGCGTGGAGATTTCCGATCAGGACCGGGCCGTCTCGCGGATGATCCAGGGCTACTGGGTGAACTTCGCCCGCAAAGGCGACCCGAACGGACCGGGGCTGCCGCAGTGGCCGCGCCATGATCCGAAGAAGGATCTCGTCTTCGAGTTCCGCCCCGACGGCACGGCAGGCGCGGGGCCGGACGCGCGGAAAGCACGCCTCGACGTGATGGAATTGGCGACCGAATCCGGCAGGCGGGCCGATCCTCAGTAA
- the moxR gene encoding ATPase AAA — translation MAYNESVPALESLPEAVARLDEVRSEIGKVIVGQQQVVDGVLICLLAGGHVLLEGVPGLGKTTLLRTLARVLHLKYSRIQFTPDLMPADIVGSMIMETLEGGAKALKFQPGPIFANLVLADEINRATPKTQSALLEAMQERTVTSGSTTHELETPFLVMATQNPIEMEGTYPLPEAQLDRFLMKILVDYPSREEMNVIVERTIQREEPDLRQVMDRDEILAIRRACREVVVAPHVRDYAVSLVLATQPGTRDAHPLADKYIRYGSSPRGAQALVECGRVHAFMRGNAHLSTEDVRAVAHAVLRHRIILNFDAHADGHTPETLLTEIIAATAPPR, via the coding sequence GTGGCCTACAATGAAAGCGTGCCAGCGCTTGAGTCCCTGCCCGAAGCCGTCGCCCGGCTCGACGAAGTCCGCTCGGAAATCGGCAAGGTGATCGTCGGCCAGCAGCAGGTGGTCGACGGCGTGCTGATCTGCCTGCTTGCGGGCGGGCATGTGCTGCTCGAGGGCGTGCCGGGACTCGGAAAGACGACACTGCTGAGGACGCTGGCGCGCGTGCTGCACCTGAAGTACTCGCGCATCCAGTTCACGCCGGACCTGATGCCCGCCGATATCGTCGGCAGCATGATCATGGAGACCCTGGAGGGCGGAGCGAAGGCGCTGAAGTTCCAGCCGGGACCGATCTTCGCCAATCTGGTGCTGGCTGACGAGATCAACCGCGCTACGCCGAAGACGCAGTCGGCGCTGCTCGAGGCGATGCAGGAGCGCACGGTGACATCCGGCTCCACCACGCATGAACTGGAGACGCCCTTCCTCGTGATGGCCACGCAGAATCCCATCGAGATGGAAGGCACGTACCCGCTGCCCGAGGCGCAGCTGGACCGTTTCCTGATGAAGATCCTCGTCGACTATCCCTCGCGCGAGGAGATGAACGTCATCGTCGAGCGCACCATCCAGCGGGAGGAGCCCGATCTGCGGCAGGTGATGGACCGCGACGAGATCCTTGCGATCCGGCGCGCGTGCCGCGAAGTGGTGGTCGCGCCGCACGTGCGCGACTACGCCGTGTCGCTGGTGCTGGCCACGCAGCCGGGCACGCGCGACGCGCATCCGCTGGCGGACAAGTACATCCGCTACGGCTCGTCTCCGCGCGGCGCGCAGGCGCTGGTGGAGTGCGGGCGGGTGCACGCTTTCATGCGCGGCAACGCGCATCTTTCCACCGAAGATGTCCGCGCCGTGGCGCATGCCGTCCTGCGCCACCGCATCATCCTGAACTTTGACGCGCATGCCGACGGCCACACGCCGGAGACGCTGCTGACCGAAATCATCGCCGCCACCGCGCCCCCGCGTTGA
- a CDS encoding DNA-binding response regulator has product MPEVAIVEDQREVREGLALLISSMQGYQCTRVFGTMEAALRAMEERPADLVLLDIGLPGMDGIEGTKLLKARHPQMEILILSVHGDDDRIFRAICAGASGYLLKSTPPVRILEAIREVLSGGAPMSPEIGRRVMELFRNHRPPAGAEYHLSPQETQLLRLLVDGHYYKTAAAEMGVSVHTVVTYIKNIYRKLHVHSKSEAVAKALREGWFV; this is encoded by the coding sequence GTGCCGGAAGTCGCCATCGTCGAGGACCAGCGCGAGGTACGGGAAGGGCTGGCGCTGCTGATCTCCAGCATGCAAGGGTACCAGTGCACGCGGGTGTTCGGGACGATGGAAGCGGCGCTGCGGGCGATGGAGGAGAGGCCGGCGGACCTGGTGCTGCTGGACATCGGCTTGCCGGGAATGGACGGGATCGAGGGGACGAAGCTGCTGAAGGCGCGGCACCCGCAGATGGAGATTCTGATCCTCAGCGTGCACGGGGATGACGACCGGATTTTCCGGGCCATCTGCGCGGGCGCGAGCGGGTATCTGCTGAAGAGCACGCCGCCGGTGCGGATTCTGGAGGCGATCCGGGAGGTGTTGAGCGGGGGCGCGCCGATGTCGCCGGAGATCGGGCGGCGCGTGATGGAGCTGTTCCGGAATCACCGCCCGCCAGCGGGGGCCGAATACCATCTGAGCCCGCAGGAGACGCAGCTGCTGCGCCTGCTGGTGGACGGGCATTATTACAAGACCGCAGCGGCGGAGATGGGCGTGAGCGTGCACACGGTGGTGACGTATATCAAGAACATTTACCGGAAGCTGCACGTGCATTCGAAATCGGAGGCGGTGGCGAAGGCGCTGCGGGAAGGGTGGTTTGTGTAG
- a CDS encoding integrase, translating to MSRTRSISTGRCYGRARVLKAWGLPRSTFYQRRRHGASPRLPARRGPKTHYTDEQLAGEIRRTIQTSPFHGEGHRKVWARLRLAGVRTSLRRVLRLMRQHELLAPQRQPQPVEPKRHEGTILAERPNQMWGIDATAGFTLQDGQVPIFAMIDHCSACCLGIHVARRGTRFEALEPVRQAVREQFGGFSEGIALGVKLRHDHGSQFMSDDFQREIRFLGLESSPAFVREPEGNGCIERFFRTLKEQLLWVRHFETLEELAEALEEFRQRYNEQWLVERLHFQSPRQAHQALLALEAAA from the coding sequence ATGAGCCGTACCCGGTCGATCTCCACGGGACGCTGCTACGGGCGGGCTCGGGTACTCAAGGCGTGGGGCCTGCCGCGGTCGACCTTCTACCAGCGGCGCCGCCATGGGGCTTCGCCTCGCCTGCCTGCCAGGCGCGGTCCGAAGACGCACTACACCGATGAGCAGCTCGCTGGGGAGATCCGCCGTACGATCCAGACATCGCCCTTCCACGGCGAGGGCCACCGCAAGGTGTGGGCGCGGCTGCGGCTGGCCGGCGTGCGCACCTCCCTGCGGCGCGTGCTGCGCCTGATGCGCCAGCATGAGCTGCTGGCGCCGCAGCGGCAGCCGCAGCCGGTCGAGCCGAAGCGGCACGAGGGAACGATCCTTGCTGAGCGGCCCAACCAGATGTGGGGCATCGACGCCACGGCCGGCTTCACTCTCCAGGACGGACAAGTTCCGATCTTCGCCATGATCGACCACTGCTCGGCCTGCTGTCTGGGCATCCACGTCGCCAGACGCGGCACGCGGTTCGAGGCGCTCGAACCGGTGCGCCAGGCCGTGCGTGAACAGTTCGGCGGCTTCTCCGAAGGCATCGCCTTGGGCGTCAAGCTGCGTCATGACCACGGCTCCCAATTCATGAGCGACGACTTCCAGCGCGAGATCCGCTTTCTCGGCCTGGAGTCGTCACCGGCCTTCGTCCGCGAGCCGGAAGGCAACGGTTGCATCGAACGCTTCTTCCGCACCCTCAAAGAGCAGCTTCTCTGGGTGCGGCACTTCGAAACCCTGGAAGAACTCGCCGAAGCGCTCGAAGAATTCCGCCAGCGCTACAACGAACAGTGGCTCGTCGAACGGCTCCACTTCCAATCCCCGCGGCAGGCTCACCAAGCCTTGCTTGCCCTCGAGGCTGCCGCATGA
- a CDS encoding aldehyde oxidase has product MKQRELGRSGLKVSAIGLGCMSMSFGYGKPGDRGEMLALLRKAVELGVTFFDTAEVYGPYTNEDLVGEGLEPFKGQVVIATKFGFRMRDDGQPGIAGVDSSPGRIRQAVEGSLKRLRVEAIDLLYQHRVDPKVPIEDVAGTVRDLIREGKVKHFGLSEAGAATIRRAHAVQPVTAVQSEYSLWFRRPEQEVLPTCEELGIGFVPFSPLGKGFLTGKIDEKTQFENGDFRNIVPRFAPEARRHNRALVELLETFGKRRNATPAQVAIAWLLAQKPWIVPIPGTTKLARLEENLGAAEIEFTAEELRELDEAAAKIPIEGARYPEEIEKTTYL; this is encoded by the coding sequence ATGAAGCAACGCGAGTTGGGCAGGAGCGGACTGAAGGTCTCCGCCATCGGGCTGGGCTGCATGAGCATGAGCTTCGGCTACGGCAAGCCGGGAGACCGCGGTGAGATGCTGGCTTTGCTGCGGAAGGCAGTGGAGCTGGGTGTGACGTTTTTCGACACGGCGGAAGTTTACGGACCCTACACGAACGAGGATCTGGTGGGCGAAGGGCTGGAGCCGTTCAAGGGGCAGGTGGTGATCGCCACGAAGTTCGGCTTCCGGATGCGTGACGACGGGCAGCCCGGGATCGCCGGAGTGGACAGCAGTCCCGGGAGAATCAGGCAAGCCGTGGAAGGATCGCTGAAGCGGCTGCGCGTGGAGGCGATCGATCTGCTGTATCAGCATCGCGTGGATCCGAAGGTGCCGATCGAAGACGTGGCGGGAACGGTGCGGGACCTGATCCGCGAGGGCAAGGTGAAGCACTTCGGGCTGAGCGAAGCCGGCGCAGCGACCATCCGGCGCGCGCACGCGGTGCAGCCGGTGACGGCGGTGCAGAGCGAGTACTCGCTGTGGTTCCGGCGCCCGGAGCAGGAAGTGCTGCCCACGTGCGAGGAGCTGGGCATCGGGTTCGTGCCGTTCAGCCCGCTCGGCAAGGGCTTCCTGACGGGCAAGATCGACGAGAAGACGCAGTTCGAGAACGGCGATTTCCGCAACATCGTGCCGCGGTTCGCGCCAGAGGCGCGGCGGCACAACCGCGCGCTGGTGGAGTTGCTCGAGACCTTCGGCAAGCGGCGGAATGCCACGCCAGCGCAGGTGGCCATCGCGTGGCTGCTCGCACAGAAGCCGTGGATCGTGCCGATTCCTGGAACGACGAAGCTCGCGCGGCTGGAAGAAAATCTCGGGGCGGCGGAGATCGAATTCACCGCGGAGGAGTTGCGCGAGCTGGACGAGGCGGCGGCGAAGATCCCCATTGAAGGCGCGCGGTATCCGGAAGAGATCGAGAAGACGACGTATCTCTGA
- a CDS encoding AraC family transcriptional regulator, with amino-acid sequence MHAALNPQTATTESLREALARLILARTPPDQVLDTPIDGLKLIQRTRPTGPLAVTYEPSLAVVVQGRKQIELGGATIVYDPSRFLLTSLDLPVMSRVTEASPRRPYVCLALKLEMPVVRELAARIDPGPQELAARGPAMATGPVTVELLGALHRLVSLLDTPEDLPVMSPLVRREITYRILRSPAGARLRQIAVMGEESQRVGRAVEWIRRNFREPLRIADLAAMANMGLSTFHRHFRALTNMSPLQYQKKLRLQAARDRMLSEGLDVASAAFEAGYESVSQFTREYSRLFGRPPGRDVRDLRAAAARPLAAAGNV; translated from the coding sequence ATGCATGCCGCGCTCAACCCGCAGACCGCCACCACTGAATCACTCCGCGAAGCCCTCGCCCGGCTCATCCTGGCCCGCACCCCTCCCGATCAGGTGCTCGACACGCCCATCGACGGCCTGAAACTGATCCAACGGACGCGTCCCACCGGGCCTCTCGCCGTGACCTATGAGCCGAGCCTTGCGGTCGTTGTCCAGGGGCGCAAGCAGATCGAGCTCGGCGGCGCGACCATCGTCTACGATCCTTCGCGCTTCCTGCTCACGTCGCTCGACCTGCCTGTGATGAGCCGCGTCACCGAAGCCAGCCCGCGCAGGCCCTACGTCTGCCTGGCCCTGAAGCTGGAGATGCCCGTTGTGCGCGAACTGGCCGCGCGCATCGATCCGGGGCCGCAGGAACTGGCCGCGCGCGGCCCCGCCATGGCCACCGGCCCGGTCACCGTGGAACTGCTCGGGGCACTGCACCGCCTCGTATCGTTGCTTGACACGCCTGAAGACCTGCCCGTCATGAGCCCGCTGGTACGGCGCGAGATCACGTATCGAATCCTGCGGAGCCCCGCCGGCGCGCGCCTGCGGCAGATCGCGGTGATGGGAGAGGAGAGCCAGCGCGTGGGCCGCGCGGTGGAATGGATTCGCCGCAATTTCCGCGAGCCGCTCCGCATCGCCGATCTCGCCGCCATGGCCAACATGGGCCTGTCCACTTTCCACCGCCACTTCCGCGCGCTCACCAACATGAGCCCGCTCCAATATCAGAAGAAGCTGCGCCTGCAGGCGGCGCGGGACCGCATGCTGTCCGAGGGTCTGGACGTCGCGAGCGCCGCCTTTGAAGCGGGCTATGAAAGCGTCAGCCAGTTCACGCGCGAGTACAGCCGCCTGTTCGGGCGGCCGCCGGGGCGCGATGTGCGCGATCTGCGCGCGGCGGCGGCGCGGCCTCTGGCCGCCGCGGGCAATGTCTGA
- a CDS encoding alpha/beta hydrolase, protein MRRRFAAIVLASTVVVAAAYGQAARKGRPEPLMIQEQGSFAVGGKVITNPGTFNPKNPTPEGQTLHGDHAYVFYQIPVNPRKYPLVFLHGAGQFSKTWETTPDGREGFQNIFLRRRFPVYLIDQPRRGRAGRSTVSAKVDATPDEQGWFNTFRIGIWPDYFPGVQFSKDPEALNQYFRQMTPNVGPYDAEVISDACAALFDKIGPAVFVTHSQGGGLGWLTAIKSPNVKGIVSYEPGSGFVFPEGEVPAPLPSSGGTLTAIGVPKAEFLKLTRIPIVIYYGDFIPAQPSEYPGQDGWRVRLEMARKWRDTVNRHGGDVTVVHLPEIGIRGNTHFPFSDLNNVQIADLMSKFLAEKKLD, encoded by the coding sequence ATGCGGAGACGATTTGCAGCAATTGTGCTGGCTTCAACCGTTGTCGTGGCGGCAGCCTACGGCCAGGCGGCCAGGAAGGGCCGTCCGGAGCCGCTGATGATCCAGGAGCAGGGCAGCTTCGCCGTGGGCGGGAAGGTGATCACGAATCCGGGGACCTTCAATCCCAAAAACCCCACGCCTGAAGGGCAGACCCTCCACGGCGACCATGCGTATGTCTTTTACCAAATCCCGGTGAATCCGCGGAAATATCCGCTGGTGTTCCTGCACGGCGCTGGGCAATTTTCGAAGACTTGGGAGACCACGCCCGACGGCCGCGAGGGATTCCAGAACATTTTCCTGCGCCGCCGGTTTCCGGTGTATCTGATCGATCAGCCGCGCCGGGGGCGCGCGGGGCGCAGCACGGTCTCCGCAAAGGTCGACGCCACGCCCGACGAGCAGGGCTGGTTCAACACGTTCCGGATCGGGATTTGGCCGGACTACTTTCCCGGAGTGCAGTTTTCGAAGGACCCCGAGGCACTCAACCAGTACTTCCGCCAGATGACGCCCAACGTGGGACCGTATGACGCGGAAGTGATCTCCGACGCCTGCGCGGCGCTGTTCGACAAGATCGGACCGGCGGTCTTTGTCACGCACTCGCAGGGCGGCGGGCTGGGCTGGCTGACGGCGATCAAGAGCCCGAACGTGAAAGGCATCGTCTCGTACGAGCCCGGCAGCGGCTTCGTGTTTCCCGAGGGCGAGGTTCCGGCGCCGCTGCCGAGCAGCGGCGGGACGCTCACGGCGATAGGCGTCCCGAAGGCGGAGTTTCTCAAGCTGACGCGGATTCCCATTGTGATCTACTACGGCGACTTCATTCCCGCCCAGCCCAGCGAGTATCCCGGTCAGGACGGCTGGCGCGTGCGGCTGGAGATGGCGAGAAAGTGGCGCGACACGGTCAACCGGCATGGCGGAGACGTCACGGTGGTGCATCTGCCGGAAATCGGCATCCGGGGCAACACGCATTTCCCGTTTTCCGATCTGAACAACGTGCAGATTGCGGATCTGATGTCGAAGTTTCTGGCAGAGAAGAAGCTGGATTGA